From the uncultured Trichococcus sp. genome, one window contains:
- a CDS encoding ABC transporter ATP-binding protein codes for MNKLEIEKLHFAYDKATPVIRGIDLVFDDRKTAIIGQNGSGKTTFVKLLKGLLRPDSGRILLDGTDLKTFTVAQIAKEIGLVFQNPDDQIFKNTVLDEVMVGPLNTGQSLDEAKASSRAALAQVQLVDVEKVNPYDLNLAQRKMVALASILAMDTPIVIFDEPTMGQDVAGKAIIKKVIEDLQAEGKAVLCILHDMDFAAAVFERVVVFSQGQLLLEGEAREVFSQKNLLQQAYLDQPQAMKIAEALGIPGDLLTVEEVELALEKR; via the coding sequence ATGAATAAACTGGAAATAGAGAAATTGCATTTTGCCTACGATAAAGCAACGCCCGTCATAAGGGGCATCGACTTGGTGTTCGACGACCGGAAAACGGCCATCATCGGACAGAACGGCTCGGGGAAAACGACCTTCGTGAAACTGCTGAAGGGACTCTTGCGCCCCGATTCCGGCAGGATTCTGCTGGACGGGACCGACTTAAAAACTTTTACGGTTGCCCAGATCGCCAAGGAAATCGGGCTGGTTTTTCAGAATCCTGATGATCAGATTTTTAAGAATACCGTTTTGGATGAGGTCATGGTTGGTCCGTTGAACACCGGACAGTCACTGGATGAGGCAAAGGCCAGTTCCCGCGCGGCTTTGGCGCAAGTGCAACTGGTTGATGTCGAGAAGGTGAATCCGTACGATCTCAACTTGGCACAACGAAAGATGGTGGCCTTGGCTTCGATTTTGGCGATGGATACGCCCATCGTCATTTTCGATGAACCTACGATGGGGCAGGACGTGGCCGGAAAAGCAATCATCAAAAAAGTGATTGAAGATCTGCAAGCAGAAGGGAAAGCCGTACTGTGCATTCTGCATGACATGGACTTTGCGGCTGCCGTCTTTGAACGTGTTGTCGTCTTCAGCCAAGGACAACTGCTGCTTGAAGGCGAGGCGAGGGAAGTCTTCAGCCAAAAAAACCTCCTGCAGCAAGCGTATCTGGATCAGCCCCAAGCCATGAAAATCGCAGAGGCTTTGGGTATCCCGGGCGATCTGCTGACTGTGGAAGAAGTGGAACTTGCTTTGGAGAAACGATGA
- a CDS encoding MarR family winged helix-turn-helix transcriptional regulator encodes MKEKKNLLISLSKLSKMYRAEVKAEMSDSDFSPNELDLITFLSNNEMDTSKEIADSLGLSKSLIARSVDSLVAKGYLETRVDQVDRRYIHLVLTDQAKPIADRLRNRRKQFITAMTEGINQEQFTDFEWALEKMIANVERKKED; translated from the coding sequence ATGAAAGAAAAGAAAAACCTGCTGATCAGCCTGTCGAAGCTGTCGAAAATGTACCGGGCAGAAGTAAAGGCAGAGATGTCCGATTCGGATTTTTCTCCGAATGAGTTGGATCTGATCACCTTTTTGTCAAATAACGAAATGGACACATCCAAAGAAATAGCAGATTCCCTGGGATTATCAAAGTCTTTGATTGCCAGATCGGTCGATTCGCTTGTTGCGAAAGGTTACCTGGAGACAAGGGTAGACCAGGTAGATCGTCGATACATTCATCTTGTCTTGACTGATCAGGCCAAGCCGATAGCGGACCGATTGCGGAATCGCCGAAAACAGTTTATCACAGCGATGACAGAAGGAATCAATCAAGAACAGTTCACAGATTTTGAATGGGCGCTCGAAAAAATGATAGCGAATGTTGAACGAAAGAAGGAGGACTGA
- a CDS encoding MATE family efflux transporter gives MQELKGSRMGTEKIPKLMRELAVPSIVAQVINILYNIVDRMYIGHIPEVGAIALTGLGISAPLVLIIAAFSSFAGGGGAPLAAIALGKNNKDEAEKILGNAFSMLSLMAVVLTIAFTLIKEPLLYLFGASDVTFNYANDYTSIYIMGTIFVQYALGLNLFITSQGKTKIAMFSVLIGALANIILDPIFIFVFGMGVKGAAIATVISQTLSALYVLRFLTSEHSLIRIRKKNMGLEIGLIKRIVSLGISPFIMQATESAIVIVFNTGLLKYGGDLYVGSMTIMQSIMQLLTVPVQGFTQGVQPIISYNYGAGNFKRVRETVRHSMKVTVGLTASYFLLVLFMPSLFARIFTTNPDLLALVTRVLPIYMGGMWLFGVQMSAQMFFVGVGEAKKSLFIALLRKVIILIPLALILPNYFDVMGIYYSEPIADILSAATSGVLLYMTLRNLPE, from the coding sequence ATGCAAGAATTGAAAGGATCCCGGATGGGAACGGAGAAAATCCCTAAACTGATGAGGGAACTGGCCGTACCGAGCATTGTTGCCCAAGTCATCAATATCCTGTATAACATTGTGGATAGGATGTATATCGGCCATATCCCGGAGGTTGGGGCTATTGCGTTAACCGGCCTAGGCATCAGCGCCCCGCTTGTACTGATCATCGCTGCTTTCAGCAGCTTTGCCGGGGGTGGCGGTGCGCCATTGGCGGCCATTGCGTTAGGGAAAAACAACAAAGATGAAGCTGAAAAGATTCTCGGCAATGCTTTTTCGATGCTGTCGCTGATGGCAGTCGTTTTGACCATTGCCTTTACCTTGATCAAGGAGCCATTATTATATTTATTCGGTGCCAGCGACGTTACCTTCAACTATGCGAATGACTATACATCCATCTATATAATGGGCACGATTTTTGTGCAATATGCACTGGGTTTGAATCTTTTTATAACCAGTCAAGGGAAAACAAAAATCGCCATGTTTTCAGTACTGATTGGTGCTTTGGCCAATATCATCCTGGATCCGATTTTTATTTTCGTTTTTGGTATGGGTGTTAAAGGCGCCGCGATTGCTACGGTTATTTCCCAAACTCTGAGCGCACTTTACGTCCTCAGATTCCTGACTTCCGAGCATTCGCTTATCCGGATCCGCAAGAAGAACATGGGTCTGGAAATAGGACTGATAAAGAGAATCGTTTCCTTGGGGATTTCGCCATTCATTATGCAGGCGACGGAAAGTGCGATTGTGATTGTCTTCAACACGGGGCTGCTGAAGTATGGCGGAGATCTTTACGTCGGTTCCATGACGATCATGCAAAGCATCATGCAATTGCTGACAGTGCCTGTACAAGGATTTACGCAAGGTGTTCAACCCATCATCAGCTATAATTACGGAGCGGGAAATTTCAAGCGTGTGCGAGAAACGGTGCGCCATTCCATGAAGGTCACAGTCGGACTTACTGCCTCCTACTTTTTATTGGTGCTGTTCATGCCCAGTCTGTTCGCGCGCATCTTTACGACAAATCCGGATTTGTTGGCTTTGGTCACCCGTGTCCTGCCGATCTACATGGGCGGAATGTGGCTGTTCGGAGTGCAGATGAGCGCGCAAATGTTTTTTGTCGGTGTAGGGGAGGCGAAAAAATCACTTTTCATTGCCCTGTTGCGCAAAGTGATCATCCTGATTCCGTTGGCGCTTATTTTACCCAACTATTTTGATGTGATGGGAATTTATTACTCGGAACCGATAGCGGATATCCTATCTGCGGCGACATCCGGCGTACTTTTATATATGACTTTGAGGAATTTGCCGGAGTGA